In the genome of Dermacentor silvarum isolate Dsil-2018 chromosome 1, BIME_Dsil_1.4, whole genome shotgun sequence, one region contains:
- the LOC119457218 gene encoding endochitinase, whose protein sequence is MPEKEASDPKGGAGVEEDPFLKSTCVYSISSCMILILVFFVALPGALMPYLTRVRFIRDVPKKEDIQLDNRGPEPLLICQMDPHSFSRPPPWTYAQRYIPVHLCSHIVLPLVGLPDFFSDMQNYDSLTLANPPFHLADLTPLVKSKPHLRLLAGLGSFQDASGLLHRVALSQERSTAFSRNLLRWTLVNRLDGLMVTGLFPVSDGHLRNSAVRLLKKLATLFRHREFLLVLPPESSLLRRPNAGKRLAQLVDMVVLPPQWLGRSRALENVLSSGFPPSKLIGAIRFEGIPYTLNHRESYTGSVPGNEHTFAYHELCVKRGWKRHSDGDITLLHRGRSWFIYEDAQSLAMQTVKFMEKGLAGILVWDVSADDFLGFCGTKNILLEAVHNASSVMSASLLNLTSEAWNSNPMNASSVAELNMSVL, encoded by the coding sequence ATGCCCGAGAAGGAGGCCTCGGACCCCAAGGGAGGCGCCGGGGTCGAAGAGGACCCCTTCCTCAAGAGCACCTGCGTCTACTCCATCAGCTCGTGCATGATCCTGATCCTGGTATTCTTCGTGGCGCTTCCCGGAGCCCTGATGCCCTATTTGACACGGGTTCGGTTCATCAGGGATGTGCCCAAGAAGGAAGACATCCAGCTGGACAACAGAGGCCCCGAACCGCTCCTGATTTGCCAGATGGACCCGCACAGCTTTTCTAGGCCGCCGCCATGGACCTACGCCCAAAGATATATCCCTGTTCACCTGTGCTCGCACATTGTGCTTCCGCTTGTAGGCCTACCAGATTTCTTCAGTGACATGCAGAACTACGACAGCCTGACTTTGGCCAACCCACCATTTCACCTTGCCGACCTGACCCCCCTCGTCAAGTCCAAGCCGCACCTACGGCTTCTGGCAGGGTTGGGGAGTTTTCAAGACGCCAGCGGCCTCCTGCATCGGGTTGCTCTGAGCCAAGAGAGAAGTACGGCGTTTTCACGGAACTTACTTCGCTGGACTCTCGTGAACCGCCTGGACGGACTGATGGTGACCGGCCTTTTTCCAGTATCAGACGGCCACCTACGCAATTCTGCCGTGCGCTTGCTCAAGAAACTGGCCACTCTCTTCCGCCACAGGGAGTTCCTGCTCGTGTTGCCGCCCGAGTCTTCTCTGTTACGCAGGCCTAACGCAGGCAAGAGGCTTGCACAGCTAGTGGACATGGTCGTGCTGCCACCGCAGTGGCTTGGGCGCAGCCGAGCGCTGGAAAATGTCCTTTCAAGCGGCTTTCCTCCTTCTAAGCTGATTGGGGCCATCCGCTTCGAAGGCATCCCGTACACGCTCAACCACAGGGAGAGTTACACTGGCTCCGTGCCAGGCAACGAGCACACGTTCGCGTATCACGAGCTGTGCGTCAAGCGAGGCTGGAAACGGCACAGCGACGGGGACATCACTCTCTTGCATCGCGGTCGTTCTTGGTTCATTTACGAAGACGCGCAGTCCTTGGCAATGCAAACAGTAAAATTCATGGAGAAAGGACTCGCCGGCATCCTTGTGTGGGATGTCAGTGCCGACGACTTCCTGGGCTTCTGTGGCACCAAGAACATCCTACTCGAAGCAGTCCATAATGCTTCTTCAGTGATGAGTGCATCGTTACTGAATTTGACGTCGGAAGCCTGGAATAGCAACCCCATGAATGCCTCTTCAGTTGCCGAATTAAACATGTCAGTGTTATGA